The following coding sequences are from one Oncorhynchus clarkii lewisi isolate Uvic-CL-2024 unplaced genomic scaffold, UVic_Ocla_1.0 unplaced_contig_5422_pilon_pilon, whole genome shotgun sequence window:
- the LOC139394104 gene encoding pro-resilin-like, whose product METQGHPGKPRDTQGDPGRPRETQGDTGGDRDTHRDTGTPRETHGDTGTPRETQGHPGRPRETQGDTGRHRGRQGHPQRHRDTQGNPGRPRDTQGDPVTPRETQGDPGRHRDTQGNPGRPRDTQGDPGRHRETQGHPGTPRETQGHPRTPRETQGHTRTSRDTQGHPGTHRESWQEVS is encoded by the coding sequence ATGGAGACACAGGGACACCCAGGGAAACCCAGGGACACCCAGGGAGACCCAGGGAGACccagggagacacagggagacacagggggagacagggacacccacagagacacagggacacCCAGGGAGACCCATGGAGACACAGGGACACCCAGGGAAACCCAGGGACACCCAGGGAGACCCAGGGAGACccagggagacacagggagacacagggggagacagggacacCCACAGAGACATAGGGACACCCAGGGAAACCCAGGGAGACCCAGGGACACCCAGGGAGACCCAGTGACACCCAGGGAGACCCAGGGAGAcccagggagacacagggacacccAGGGAAACCCAGGGAGACCCAGGGACACCCAGGGAGACccagggagacacagggagaccCAGGGACACCCAGGGACACCCAGGGAGACCCAGGGACACCCAAGGACACCCAGGGAGACCCAGGGACACACAAGGACATCCAGGGACACCCAGGGACACCCAGGGACACACAGGGAATCGTGGCAGGAAGTCAGCTGA